A portion of the Nitrospira sp. genome contains these proteins:
- a CDS encoding glycosyltransferase family 2 protein produces MMKRSDLYERIVRPLVWAPIFAHRRYQEMKRARLFERLAIEDGKLLAHVRAQKEHEYLGERSPLVSITTPTYNRGQLVAESTMPAVLAQTYANFEWLIVGDHCTDDTVERMAAVKDPRVSFCNLPTRPQYPKNKRKRWMIVGTKANNLAHQMAKGSWISHLDDDDVYTPDHIEQLLACALAGNLEFVWGRSRVELRPGEWEERGAACSADGKAPGYVSHSTVLYRKYLDQVFPYDPHTPLKLNMGGDAFRWRRMVNAGVRVGFVDRVVTFIPLRPGEAVRTISLLD; encoded by the coding sequence ATGATGAAACGATCAGACTTGTATGAGCGTATTGTTCGACCCCTCGTCTGGGCGCCCATTTTTGCGCACCGCCGGTATCAAGAGATGAAGCGCGCACGGTTGTTCGAGAGGCTGGCCATCGAGGACGGCAAGCTGCTGGCCCATGTTCGCGCTCAAAAGGAGCATGAGTACCTAGGAGAGCGGTCGCCGCTCGTCAGCATCACCACGCCGACATACAATCGAGGGCAATTGGTGGCGGAGAGCACCATGCCGGCCGTCCTAGCTCAGACCTACGCGAATTTTGAATGGTTGATCGTGGGCGACCACTGCACCGACGACACCGTGGAACGCATGGCGGCGGTGAAGGATCCGCGAGTATCTTTTTGCAACCTCCCGACGCGTCCTCAGTATCCGAAGAACAAACGGAAGCGGTGGATGATCGTGGGCACCAAGGCGAACAACCTCGCGCATCAGATGGCCAAGGGCTCATGGATCTCGCACCTCGATGACGACGATGTGTATACACCGGATCACATAGAACAACTGTTGGCATGTGCACTGGCCGGGAATCTTGAGTTTGTATGGGGCCGGTCCCGGGTCGAACTCCGGCCCGGTGAATGGGAGGAACGGGGTGCGGCTTGCAGCGCGGACGGAAAGGCTCCGGGATATGTATCCCATTCCACCGTGTTGTATCGGAAGTACCTCGACCAGGTCTTTCCCTATGATCCGCACACCCCCCTCAAACTCAACATGGGAGGCGACGCATTCCGGTGGAGACGAATGGTCAACGCCGGTGTCCGCGTCGGCTTCGTGGACCGTGTTGTGACATTTATTCCGCTTCGTCCGGGAGAGGCAGTTCGTACCATTTCGCTGCTCGACTGA
- a CDS encoding CocE/NonD family hydrolase, with the protein MRISVVSGIVLGLVLGAACIGLYAWRHQGTSDFVTDLIMVPMRDGVKLQTVVWRPIGEGRYPVVLSRGYNTTGPALAKPFVDAGYAYVGQATRGHAGSEGEHGVADRFFADARDGYDTLTWVSEQPWSDGQIAMYGKSYWAGTQWLVAVEQHPNLKAIIPQVMNADVWQCGYRCNGALSLALAAGGRAYSKDSMAEITALGLQNFFRHLPLITLDKRVGGTRLRGAHELWEQYVSHSTFDEYWQTITIRGDGQDGKYRKINIPVYLMGGWYDYYAGAAFTSYQQLRKADPTRDVRIVVNPSDHLNRVVSGREFGDHAGKNEIALATRWLDYVMRGGDNGVGAELPVKIFVMGINEWRYEREWPLARTRYTKYYFHAPDGTRLGTLDTHLPGNEPPSLYKYDPDDPVPTLGGNHSVIDGELASIIRAGTVDQRPNEERSDVLVWSSAPLAQPMEVTGPIVVKLFASSSAPDTDFVARLIDVYPDGTAYNLTEGILRARFHRSIYGEPELLVPGTIYEFTVTLQPTSNVFLAGHQIRLHVTSSNFPLWDRNPNTGHPQGMDAEIQPATQRIYHDREHPSHLVLPVIPASTDSTAIRLTGAMEVG; encoded by the coding sequence GTGCGAATCAGTGTGGTGAGCGGCATCGTGCTGGGACTGGTGCTCGGAGCGGCCTGCATCGGCTTGTATGCGTGGCGGCACCAAGGCACGTCAGATTTTGTGACCGACCTCATCATGGTGCCGATGCGCGACGGAGTGAAATTGCAAACGGTTGTCTGGCGGCCGATCGGGGAGGGGCGTTATCCGGTGGTCTTGAGCCGTGGATACAATACGACGGGACCAGCCCTCGCTAAACCCTTTGTCGATGCAGGGTATGCCTATGTCGGGCAAGCAACCCGTGGGCATGCAGGCTCGGAAGGGGAGCATGGTGTTGCCGACCGCTTCTTTGCCGACGCACGTGACGGATACGATACGTTGACCTGGGTCAGCGAGCAACCATGGTCCGATGGACAGATTGCCATGTACGGCAAGTCCTACTGGGCTGGGACACAGTGGCTGGTCGCGGTCGAACAGCATCCTAATCTGAAGGCCATTATCCCGCAAGTGATGAATGCCGACGTCTGGCAATGCGGCTACCGGTGTAATGGGGCGTTATCCTTGGCGTTAGCGGCCGGAGGCAGAGCCTATAGCAAAGACAGTATGGCCGAGATTACCGCCCTCGGCTTGCAGAATTTCTTTCGTCATCTCCCGCTCATTACGCTGGACAAGCGGGTCGGTGGTACACGCCTTCGTGGCGCCCATGAACTGTGGGAGCAGTATGTGAGCCATTCCACGTTCGATGAGTATTGGCAAACAATCACCATTCGCGGAGATGGACAAGACGGCAAATATCGAAAGATCAACATTCCCGTCTACCTTATGGGCGGATGGTACGACTACTATGCGGGGGCCGCGTTTACTAGCTATCAACAGCTGAGGAAGGCCGATCCCACGAGGGATGTGCGGATCGTCGTCAATCCCTCGGATCATTTGAATCGCGTGGTGAGCGGCCGGGAGTTCGGGGACCATGCCGGTAAGAACGAAATCGCTCTTGCCACCAGATGGTTGGATTACGTGATGCGTGGGGGCGACAACGGAGTGGGAGCCGAACTTCCGGTCAAAATCTTCGTCATGGGCATCAACGAGTGGAGATATGAGCGAGAGTGGCCCCTGGCGCGGACCCGGTATACAAAGTATTACTTTCATGCCCCGGACGGAACACGTCTTGGGACACTCGACACGCACCTCCCGGGCAACGAGCCACCGTCCCTCTATAAGTATGATCCTGATGACCCGGTTCCGACATTAGGTGGGAACCACTCCGTCATCGATGGCGAGTTGGCGTCGATCATCCGGGCTGGTACGGTGGACCAGCGACCCAATGAAGAGCGATCCGACGTATTGGTTTGGTCCAGTGCGCCCCTCGCGCAACCGATGGAGGTGACCGGGCCGATTGTGGTCAAGTTGTTTGCATCATCCTCGGCACCCGATACCGACTTTGTTGCCAGATTGATCGATGTGTATCCGGATGGGACCGCCTATAATCTGACCGAAGGAATTCTTCGCGCGCGTTTTCACCGCTCCATTTATGGGGAGCCGGAGCTCCTGGTGCCGGGGACCATCTACGAATTTACAGTCACACTGCAACCGACGAGCAATGTCTTCCTGGCAGGGCATCAAATCCGGCTCCATGTCACCAGCAGCAATTTTCCTCTCTGGGACCGAAACCCCAATACCGGGCACCCTCAAGGGATGGATGCCGAGATACAGCCTGCTACGCAACGGATCTATCATGATCGCGAGCATCCTTCGCACCTGGTATTGCCCGTGATTCCCGCCTCAACAGATTCGACCGCTATCCGACTGACTGGTGCAATGGAGGTGGGCTGA